From the genome of Cherax quadricarinatus isolate ZL_2023a chromosome 47, ASM3850222v1, whole genome shotgun sequence, one region includes:
- the LOC128696527 gene encoding uncharacterized protein — protein sequence MEKGDSIYSKYLEALVKRRLSIRKQRSLVIEKGGVQRNERLLQLDNEWARVDALWKKAIETGNTPGSVVNQTAQLGGESASVGTSQCGGAGTSAPINDDERATTSHDVSDTHNSEDESPEVITYIQNFRGRHTVRKYSVPSTYNRELRMYLHVYRDYFIEQMRDMYDRSPLAMSLRIHPIIVIRTLRQNISGDDQNGQFVINLAFELVSEEEISEVFDRWVGTILERYESELQDQEGSGWIIDQIESFSIEYVKVEFRVGVGSYVAYPEKLRGKKYVFNPEINDGLCVLRAFAAYQCYKKNMSWVHIRRAVTTKRGCLNHAKTSIDDFPITRDKLGILEKENKVSLYVYQLRKDQDRTFMAMCRKGNKKYKDIMCALLLNESHLVLIKDFDGYVRTIMTEKGVKKHCHSCLMKLNTQEELDIHEDGCKINQVLVFPPEGTTVHFENFSHTHSNEYIGVFDFECALDTTLPAGKIESRHKAIAYCYIIFDRKGEIVCIKSYKGEDAVNHFILNVSGEWNKIKFRRQYHEIHMSEEDKMKHDSQNTCELCGNTFKNPKDKHKHHDHTLNFNNYIGAYCARCNMQCKDKREKLLLFCHNMSYDLGIILKELNVDKYNVEIHSKQGFKFLKVEIGKVRFQDSLSLLNGSLSTLAEQHIKAGKSLKYTESNLKDVPRDVLPLLCKGKQILCYDYIDSLKKLDETKLPSKDHFFNSLRNSAISQEDYEHALKVFELGKCKTLGDYLMLYLKTDVGLLADVFMEWRKTLKDIYKLDVSNYISLPSFSWDAFLLKTNVRLDMIYSHELYDLIKRNLRGGFTCAINQYSKADNPLINPNFDVESGMGTHILYLDFNSLYASAMVEALPQNGIRKLSNDEKNAFLDVGLSNVSCEGQKGYWIECDTKHISPEVARLTDELPLILSHMNISAEMLSPYCESILKNEGRKIPKSNGKLVGSHLPQKNYLISLELLQLLLELGLEVEKVHTIYEYTQTKFLEPFISTNIAQRTATRCPIKSKAFKLTNNAIYGKSLLNITKYAEKYRYINNEKAFIRASKDPLLKNITHLNQDRVICTFNKDILEVKQPLYLGFQILEIAKKKLYHFWYKVLKQHYGDDVRLLYTDTDSYIFSLKCKDLYTELKSEPLLGYMDFSNFSPEHPLYDDSRKGELGLLKSEMCDNHISELIALKAKMYSVKIAGRSTNVSRAKGIPSQFMPLLTHARYKNVLSNVDRELFTCKSIGNVKGEICTVKINKRGLSAFDDKRYHLNTNESLAYGHPDIPPSKRRRIE from the exons ATGGAGAAAG GGGATAGCATATATTCGAAATACTTGGAAGCATTGGTGAAGAGAAGATTATCGATTAGAAAGCAGCGTTCGTTGGTAATCGAGAAAGGCGGTGTACAACGCAATGAAAGGTTATTGCAATTGGATAATGAGTGGGCACGTGTAGATGCTTTATGGAAGAAGGCTATAGAAACAG gaaatacacctggtagtgttgtgaatcaAACTGCCCAgcttggtggtgagagtgctaGTGTTGGTACCTCACAATGCGGAGGTGCGGGTACTTCTGCCCCCATTAATGatgatgagagagcaactacctcgCATGACGTGTCTGACACGCATAATAGCGAAGATGAGAGCCCAGAAGTTATTACATATATCCAGAATTTTAGAGGTAgacatacagtgaggaaatatagtgttccttcaacttataacagagagttaagaatgtatttacatgtttatagggattattttatagaacagatgcgagatatgtatgatagatcgcctctagcaatgtcgctcagaatccacccaattatagttataaggacattacgtcaaaacatatccggtgatgatcaaaatggacaatttgtgataaatttagcgtttgagttagtaagtgaagaggaaatctCTGAAGTATTTGATCGATGGGTGGGAACAATATTAGAAAGATACGAGTCAGAGCTGCAAGATCAGGAAGGATCTGGCTGGATCATAGATCAAATCGAATCTTTCAGTATCGAATATGTTAAAGTAGAATTCAGAGTGGGAGTGGGGTCATATGTGGCATATCCCGAGAAACTGAGAGGGAAGAAATATGTATTTAATCCAGAGATTAATGATGGGTTATGTGTACTGCGTGCTTTTGCTGCCTATCAATGTTATAAAAAGAATATGTCATGGGTTCATATTCGCAGAGCAGTTACTACTAAGAGAGGTTGTCTTAATCACGCAAAAACTTCTATAGATGATTTCCCCATTACGCGTGATAAGTTAGGTATattagagaaggaaaataaagtgtCATTATATGTTTATCAATTAAGAAAGGATCAAGATAGGACATTTATGGCTATGTGTCgtaaggggaataagaaatataaggaCATTATGTGCGCGTTATTGTTGAATGAAAGTCATTTGGTTTTAATCAAAGATTTTGACGGGTATGTTAGAACGATAATGACAGAAAAAGGTGTAAAGAAGCACTGTCATAGTTGTTTGATGAAGTTGAATACACAGGAAGAGTTAGATATCCATGAAGATGGATGTAAAATTAATCAGGTTCTCGTGTTCCCcccggaaggaacaacagtacactttGAAAATTTTAGTCATACGCATTCCAACGAATATATCGGTGTATTTGATTTCGAATGTGCATTAGACACCACTCTCCCAGCAGGTAAAATTGAGTctcgtcataaagccattgcctattgttatattatatttgatcgcaaaggagaaatagtgtgtataaagagttataagggggaggatgctgttaatcatttcattttaaatgttagtggtgaatggaATAAAATAAAGTTTAGAAGACAGTATCATGAAATCCATATGTCAGAGGAGGATAAGATGAAGCATGATTCTCAGAACACTTGTGAATTATGtggtaacaccttcaaaaaccccaaggacaaacataaacaccacgaccatactttaaatttcaataattatattggagCCTATTGTGCACGATGTAATATGCAGtgtaaagacaagagagagaaattattgcttttttgtcataacatgtcgtatgatttaggaataattttaaaggaattgaatgttgataaatataacgttgaaattcattcgaaacaaggattcaaattcttgaaagtagagataggtaaggttaggtttcaggaTTCACTGTCTTTATTGAATGGATCTCTTTCCACGTTAGCAGAACAACATATCAAGGCAGGTAAATCCCTGAAATATACAGAGAGTAATCTGAAAGATGTGCCTCGAGATGTCTTACctttattatgtaaaggaaaacaaattttgtgttatgattatattgatagtttaaagaagctcgatgaaacaaaattaccgagtaaagatcatttttttaattctttgagaaataGCGCTATCAGCCAAGAAGATTATGAACATGCATTGAAAGTGTTTGAGTTGGGTAAATGTAAGACTTTAGGAGATTACTTGATGTTATATCTCAAGACAGATGTTGGTTTGTTAGCcgatgtcttcatggagtggcgtaAAACACTCAAGGATATTTATAAGTTAGACgttagtaattatataagtttaccatcattcagttgggatgcattcctattgaaaactaatgtaagattaGATATGATATATTCCCATGAATTATATGACTTGATTAAAAGGAATCTCAGAGGTGGGTTTACCTGCGCAATTAATCAGTATTCTAAAGCAGATAATCCCCTAATTAACCCTAATTTTGATGTTGAGAGTGGAATGGGCACTCATATTCTATATCTAGATTTCAATTCTTTGTATGCTAGTGCgatggttgaagctcttccacaGAATGGTATCAGAAAATTATCGAATGACGAGAAGAATGCTTTCCTCGATGTGGGATTAAGTAATGTTTCCTGTGAAGGACAAAAGGGATATTGGATAGAATGTGATACCAAGCACATATCCCCCGAGGTAGCTAGACTCACTGATGAACTTCCTTTAATATTATCACATATGAATATATCAGCagagatgttatctccttattgtgaatctatattgaaaaatgaaggtagaaagatccccaaatctaatgggaaattagtgggcagtcatttacctcagaaaaattatttgatcagtctagaattgttacagttattactggaacttgggttagaggtggaaaaggttcataccatatatgaatatacacagacaaaatttttagaacctttcatatcaactaatattgcacagagaacagctacaagatgtcctatcaagtcaaaagccttcaaattaactaataacgcCATATATGGGAAATCATTGTTGAATATTACAAAGTATGCTGAGAAATATAGATATATCAATAATGAGAAAGCATTTATTAGAGCGAGTAAAGATCCTTTGttaaaaaatatcacacatttaAATCAAGATAGAGTGATTTGCACATTCAATAAAGATATATTAGAAGTTAAGCAACCACTTTATCTGGGCTTTCAAATTCTTGAGATAGCTAAAAAGAAATTGTATCatttttggtataaagttttaaaacagcattatggtgatgatgtaagacttctttataccgatactgactcatatatttttagcttgaaatgtaaagatttgtacaccgagttaaaaagtgaaccattgttaggttatatggatttttcaaatttcagCCCTGAGCATCCCTTATATGATGATAGTAGAAAAGGTGAGCTGGGGTTATTGAAATCTGAAATGTGTGATAACCATATTAGCGAGTTGATAGCCCTGAAAGCTAAAATGTATTCTGTCAAGATTGCTGGAAGATCAACTAATGTCAGCAGAGCCAAGGGTATTCCTTCACAATTTATGCCATTATTAACACATGCAAGATATAAGAATGTTTTATCAAATGTAGATAGAGAATTATTCACGTGTAAGTctataggtaatgtaaaaggtgaaatatgtacGGTAAAAATTAATAAGAGAGGTTTGTCAGCCTTTGATGATAAAAGATATCATTTGAATACTAATGAATCCTTggcttatggacaccctgatattccaccatctaaacgtaggagaatagagtga
- the LOC138854043 gene encoding uncharacterized protein, which translates to MINSIEDLDQSPSFVLEGCDQYLTDKEMLIAMEDFERKEATKDEEKYLLVMQGNITKDFSGSDKILLVQQANCCAVKLKKGGLADALSQVLPLSNPYLFRSPGCHKANLASEVTRDKFGSIKFVNNGKNNPMIVNMFAQYAMGPPHKYYMNCKVDKAYYNTCKYLDTKKGREIMFKECMNELVKWLLTDPNGIIMEKVVFPEGIGCASAGGEWHAYLKIILDFAKELKKRRRNIIIIIVKYAK; encoded by the exons ATGATTAATTCGATAGAAGACCTTGATCAGTCACCTTCCTTCGTTTTGGAGGGTTGTGATCAATATCTCACCGATAAAGAAATGCTTATAGCAATGGAAGATTTTGAAC gtaaagaagcaacaaaagatgaagaaaaatatCTTTTGGTAATGCAAGGGAATATTACAAAAGATTTTAGTGGCAGTGATAAAATTCTTTTAGTACAACAAGCAAATTGTTGCGCTGTTAAATTGAAAAAGGGAGGTCTTGCTGATGCTTTAAGTCAGGTTTTACCACTTAGCAATCCTTATTTATTTAGATCACCTGGATGTCATAAAGCAAATCTAGCTAGTGAAGTCACTCGTGATAAATTTGGAAgcataaaatttgtaaataatggaaaaaataaccCCATGATTGTTAATATGTTCGCACAGTATGCGATGGGGCCTCCACATAAGTATTATATGAACTGTAAAGTTGATAAGGCCTACTataatacatgcaaatatttagatacaaagaaaggtcgtgagattatgttcaaagagtgcatgaatgaacttgttaagtggttattaacagatcccaacgggattataatggaaaaagtCGTGTTTCCAGAAGGAATTGGGTGTGCTTCAGCCGGAGGTGAATGGCATGCATATCTTAAAATCATTCTTGATTTtgcaaaggaattaaaaaaacgTCGTAGaaatattatcatcattattgtaaaatatgccaaataa